From Salminus brasiliensis chromosome 12, fSalBra1.hap2, whole genome shotgun sequence:
GTCCCTTTATACAGTGCAGTAAGGGCCTCCACTGTCTTcaagaaggctttacactagatgtaaGAACGATGTTGGGAGGATAAGATTGCATTTAGCTACAAGAGAATGAATGTCAAGTGCTGGTGTTTGAGGAATCATTTAGGATCATAAACATGCCCAAAGGTATTGGTTGGAGATTTATCACTCTAGAGCTCAACAGCCCACTGATGGGAGGCACTGGGCATTGGGACATTAGGCTCCAGAGAATCCCATTCTATCAGTAGTGCTTTTATGGAGATGCTCTATGGAGATTATTCAAGCTTTGCATCACCAATGGTTTCACCTAAAAATAGCTGATTTCACTAATAAGAAGGGCTGTCTGCATGCTTTGGACATGACGTATATGAACTGATCAGTTTCATACAGCACATCAACATCAATTTCGGGAGTTGGGAGTTGTGCACCTGTCTTCGACTCCTCTCTGCTGACGTGGGGTTCAGTCTTTGAAGCTAACAGGAATTGCTGGTACCACtcttctttctccctccctgtaCGCCCAAACAGGTAGAGCATGGTGGTCTGGCCTGCTTCCTTCTCCAAGGCTTTCTCTgctttctcgctctcttcttCTGCTCCATCTTCCACAGCCTCGCCGGTTCGCTCCTCCTCTCCACGCTCCTCTTCCTCAGCCAGGAGGATGCAGATGGGATACTTCTTATTCCATACTCTCTTTTTCGCCAAAACTGCTGGCAGAAGAGACACCTGTCGAAAAGAGAACAGTGTGGAAAGGCCAGTGAATGGACATGCATTACAGGAACAGCTGTGATCagacatttatatatacattcatCATGAACATGGATGTCCTGGCAATATAGGACTTGGCAATGATTTCTTGGGACTGTTCTTTTCTGGgggtttctgaaatcaacacaaggtaataattatatattcagAGTCAGtaagtaaatgaaaaaaattgggaggtgtagccactgtGCCAAGGTCTGAAAGAGGATGCAAACTATCACCCTAAGCTGAGAAGAAATTGGTTTGAATGGACAACTGAAGAACAACCAAGACACAGGCCTGCCATAATCTGGAAGCTTACAGGACCTCAGTGGCTACAGTCAAGCGAGTTTTGCATTGCCGTGGACTGAAAGACTGCCATGTTCCAAAATTGATACGTCCAAGCTAAattttgcagctgaccacaagGACAGAGAAAAGGCATAACCTCAAACCGTCAGCTAGGCTTCTGAAACCTTGTCAAAATGAGGTGTTCCAACCTTAACCCTATTGAAAATATATGGACACTCATTCATTTCCAAAAAGAGACCTAAAACAATTTgtaaaagcccaatattgccatgatatAGTCTGTCCATTCAAATTCAAACAATAATTGTCATCCTTAGGCCCCCATAGTACAgtaaagtcaaataaaaaaaaattaccatAGCCCTAGCTGAGACGgagtatatataaacatataggACATGCTTATGCATGTTTATCCTGACCTTGCTGTTGGTAAGCCGGAAACAGCGTGAGCGCACAAACGTGGTGTCATACGTGGGTTCATGTGCACTGGCTCTGCGTGGGACGTTGGAACGTGGGTATGCCAGGCGCAGGTGGCAGCCCTCCAGGGTGGCGTAGACAGAGTGGCACATTGAGGGGTGGTAGGTTTCCGGATCATAGGAGTGCATCTCATTCATCCAGCCCTGAAGCACAGCACAAAGCACATGGGTCACCTTAGGTAAAAAGGATGATTCATTTATATGCTACTGGGAACTAGACAAAATAGAAAGCCTTTAGATTTAAAGAATTTGTACCCTTGGAGTCAAACTGAACTGTATGTATTACCTGTTAACCTCTTTTGCTACAATGGCAGGTATTCCAACAAGACACTGCAAGGTCCCACACAGTTTATTAGGAAATTTGGGCACAGTTTAAAATCCACTAAGATCCTATTGGGTAATTCTGGACTTAAATTAATTCTGGACTTAAACTGAAATTATGATAAAGTAGTGTGAGGTTGTCTTCAAGAGTCGATAATCCACAAAATTCTATAAACCCTACATTGAACACCAACCTTCTAACTGTACACTCTTAGCAGTAAAAGTATGTCATCTGATTATTTCAAtgttgccatagaagaaccatttttggttccatcaAGAATCATTTTTGTGAAAGAGAAATATGTGTGACAAAACCTTCAAAGAAATCATTGGaaatgttctttaccaatttaaaggctcTTCACACTGACAGAGcctttaaaatggttatttaaGGAACTAAAAGTAgttttttatgacatcatcccATTAACtgtttgtagcatctttatttttaaagggtCGAGAGAATTCTCCAAAAGGAAAATTTCAAATAAGCTTTTAATTAAGCTTTTTAAATCAGAAAATTTCAGGATTTTTCATGTAGTTTAAAAAAATAGTCAAGCTTTTCTGGTCCTCACAGAAAAGTATTGCCAGAGAAaccaataggactctctggagcagataaacatgaacctattgacatcacgcctaatggcaggcgtgggctaaaggggtataaagtcacctcagcattgagctgtggagcagtgttctctggaatgacgatgCTCCATTCACtacgtttgggatgagctggggtcgTGATCACAGCAACACTCTACTGAAATatattagaaagccttccctgtacTATGACCAGAAGGTCAAGAGTTAGAATCCTAAGCCATGCCATTTTGCCATCAGCGgacagagtctgagagagcacaattggccaggATCTTTGCGGGTGGGTAAATGATACATCTCCCCTCATGActaaagcaatgttggctggcacaggcgtctttAAGCTGGTGCAGTAAAGCTGGGGACCCAGTGCTTTtctgtcaggagcattgctagtgctagggggagctattaACGGGTGTATTAATTGGCAGATATTTCGACAAACAAATGTACtgtccatggacagtagaggcagaaTCAACTgaatacccttaattttggaagaaacaatgaatgatcaggcgtcccaatacttttgcataTATTGTATGTCTTCTCTGATCCACTGCCTCTAACCTTAGTCTTGTATTGACAATGCAAAAACATGCAAATGCAATGTACATAACTATTAAACAGAAAAAGCATAAAATGTGCATATAGACTCTTTGCTTCCTTCAGGATGCTTACTTCAACAGCACAACAGCCCACAGTTTACACCTAATGATACTAGTAAGGCCTACAGGCACTTATTAGGCAACAGATAATGAGGGTAATAGCAGCCTTTTTTCCATGACATTTTCCATCTCTGTATGGGGTATCTATTCTAAGACtttcacagcagtgtttataCCATCAGCAGCACCTGCTTCCATTGAGACTTTGTTGGGGACGAGCTGGGAGCTGGCACCACAATAAGCCATCTTACCATAAAACAATTCTCTGTGGAATTAAAATTGTGAGTAAATTTAAAGGTGCAAAAAGCAACAACTTGAGCTGGGAGAGTAAAATTGAGTAACAGACTAACTCTGACATGGTAATTGAAACTTGTTTATAGCACAGTAGCCCCGCTGACTTCTGGGTAAATGACGTTTAAACAGATGAAGAATGTCTGGAGGGCAGTATAACGATACTGAACAGATGTGAGTTGCGAGTTTCTCATTCATGGAATCTCTCAGGGAGTGGCATATTAATCACCCTTAACTGCtaacatctgcctcagcatggaggtcagagtgtgtgtgtgtgtgtgagagagagagtgagaacgaAAATACTGCATCAGCATAACTGAGATAATAAAGGACATATGTAAGCAGTATGGTGTGAAAATGCATGTGAGACCTTTTACTTTCCAGTATGGTTTCCCTGAATGACTGTTACTTTCCATCAGTGTGCACTAAAACATacaacatacatatatatgtacaacAGTAGTCCTCCACACTTCTCACCTACTCTACTCTGTCCATTTTCTATATCCCAAGTCTTCAAATCTGGATCTTGAATCCAgtgtcctggattttgttcttgcTGGATGTTAAGGGAACAGTTGGTGCAACTGATTGGCCCCATAATGTCACAACTGCCAAGGATTCCAAAGTCCAGGCCTGGAAAcgtcaaggtccagatttgcgCTATACACCGTTAAAAGTATTAGATACTTGAGGAACTTtgggaggttcttcagtttgaaactgtggaggaacctcttaaggtactttgaggaacctcttgaaggttctttagagtaccttaagagattcctcctcaaattaaagaacctctaaaagGACCTCAAGGCCTCAAGGAcctcaaattatgtcaaaaagtaaaaactaattggagatacaaggactTTGTGCTACATCAACAGATGTTCTTTTGCAGAGGTCACTAATAGGCAGGCCGCAGTCCGACTTTAGACGCTGACTTGGACCTATGAGAGATGACAGATTACATAAACCagaaagtgtcccaatacttttagcaTACATGAAAGTCACCTACAAGGCTTCATCCCTCTCCCTCTGTGTCTTTGTCCTTTTCCCTCTGCAACCTAAACATTAAACACCTGTAGTCCCCTAGCGGCTAAAGGACATCCAATATTTGACATATTCAATATTTCACAAATAAATGAAAGGCTACTGTTCCTCCCCATTTCTGTAGCCTGCATCCTAATTCACACACTTCTTTATTTAACATCTTAAAGCATTATTAAGTAAGTATCCTGACTAACCCAAGACCTCTAACCCACATGCTCTTGTGAAAGAGAGCTTTAGACTGACCTGCAGTGTTCCTGGCTCTCTTGGTGCCCTGCTGAGGGAGTCCGTTGGCAGGCTGTCATCAGGGGAGGTGGCCGGCTTCTTGTGGGCGGCGGCTGGTCGCCGCAGTGCCAGCATTAGCACTGCCGCTAGGCCCATCATGAACCCGCAAGCCATTCCCAGAAGCAGTCCGGTCAGGTAGGACGATAACGGTAGTACAAAGAAGCCGTAGGCAAGCAGGCCCACACAAATAAGCCACCTGCCTGGGTTTGAAGATGTTGTTTTGACATCCCTCAACTGCAGATCTTTGAACCCTGGTCCTGAGCGTCCTTTAATCTCCACCACCTGCATGACATCGCCATAGGTGCGGATCTCATAGCGACTACCCTCACTGCCCAGTCTGCGGTACAGTTCAGGGGAATGACCCAGAAATGGTCCTTTTCTCGGCTTCCTCAATGGAGTCTCACATACAGTCGGCAGACTGCTTTCCTCAACTCGAGCAGGTGACCCACTTCCAGCAGGCGAATCCCCAGCTGGTGCCCCTCTCTGAGCCTTGGGGCTGTTGCCTCCCTCTTCGCCCATGATTTTGCTGAGCACGCTGAGCGGCTCCTGCATGGCCTCAGACAGCTTGCGGCGTGTGTCCTCCAGCTCGGCCAGCAGCAGGCCTCCAGGCTCTGCCTCCGACTCGTACCGGGGTTTGGGTGCCTGCTTCCATGGCTGCAGGTGGAGCTTGGAGTCGGATCTGGTGAGGTAGACCTCAGGTTCCCGGCGGGACATTTCAGTGGAGAGGGACTTCACAAGGCTGAGCAGGGGCTTGGGCCTTAAGGAGGCGGTCTCTTTTGATACAATATAATTCAGGTCAACTCAACACCTATTGTACTTGACTGCACAAGTTCTTAAGTACTAGATAGGTCAGAACAAAACTACAAACATGCATCTAAACTACAGCTATGGATAAACTGGGCTTGTAGAGAAATTCTAGCCTTCTATTGATAACCTGTTGTAAAATTTAGGAGTAGGAGTTAGTGAACAACCTGGTACTGGCAATACATTAGAGTTTGTTATAATTACTGTATAGTTACCTTTTGATTCCAtgtcagaggaagaggaggaggacttGATGATGCTGGTGGACGAGGTTGGACCATGGACAACGGTGCCAGGGGCAGAAGCTGAGAGCTCGCCCAGGGAGCTAGGggtagaggaggagatggggaaACTAAAGGCAGAGGAGCGAagagctggccggccatctcCCCGGCCGCGAGGTCTCTCCTTGGAGAAGGAGACAGTGGGACCCTCCTCGTCATGGTCCAGGGAGAAGATAAGCTCACTGTCTTCCATGACTGCAGGCTTTGGAGCAGGACCAGGTCACGGCCGtgcactacatctacatctgTCAGGCTGATATTGGGCTCTGGTGATCATATGCCTGGGTCTGAAGTTTTCAAGGATCATCTTCTCCAGTCAATGCAGAGGTACGGCTAAAGAACAACAGAGGACTGTCAATAGGAGGCagttaaatatgtttataaGAGCAAATCCATGTCCAGAGTCCAGAGTGGTCAAGCCGGAGGCAGGCACAGTTAATGAAGGCAAATCCATGCTTAGAGTAAGAAACAGGTCAAACCCAGAATAAAAGAGAAAACACCagaaaggaaaaacacaaaacttATGAAACACCTTCTATAGTGAAAGTTCTAACAGTAATGTGGTTCAATCTAAGACAGGCTCTAGATAGCAGTACATAGTAAACCACCTAAGCAAAAAGGCATTTATATAGAACTCAAAAAGGTTTTTTTGACTCTGTAACAGCACTAAAGACCTCTTTGGGTGCTATAGAGACCATGTAAAAAGTTCTATTATGACAGAATCTAGAAGAATTTTCTTATCAAGAAACaatttatcagctccacttaacCTATAGgagtaattacagactgtagtccatctgtagtccatagcctcctttcaccctgttcttcaaggGTCATGACCCcagaggaccaccacagagcaggtattatttgggttattcttagcactgcagtgacactgacatggtcaaagtgtgttagtgtgtgttgcactagTACGATTatatcagacacagcagtgctgctggagtgtttaaacacctgaGTGTtcctgctggactgagaatagtccaccaaccagaaatatccagccaactgCATCAtgatgaaggactagaagaTGGCCatcacaaactgtgcagcaacaaatgagcttctgtctctgactttacatctacaaggtggaccaacaatgtaggagtgtctaatagagtggacagtaagtgtttaaaaactccagcagcactgctgtgtctccTCTACTCAAACCAGTGCTGCACACACTAACATGACACCACCatgccagtgtcactgcagtgctaacaGATCATGCAGATGGGTTTGTTACAAAACCAGGGCTgctcataatattctgatatgactatactatactatactttaCTAAAAGAACCCTTGAAAAACCCTTGTTATGCAAGTGTAATAAATAGTAACAGAATCTGAACTGAGACACAACTAAAATGACTACTAAACAAGACACAGGTGATGGTAATGATGAGGGACAGAGTCAGAAAGCTCCTCATTCTGGGAAGTGAATTTTGTGACATAATCAAGAACATTCAGCATATACCTCAACATGTGAAGACAAGGACACGTCACATCTCAGATTCAGATTTTTCTAGAAGCCTATTTTCCTCAAAACTACTGATGGAGAGCTGTctcagcccacacacacactcctttgcAAACTGAGCTGGCAGGGAGCTGACTAATGACTTTAGCCTTACGGCAGCACTCTCAAAGAGaacacagcgagagagagagagagagagagagagagagagagagagagagagctctccTTGgttgactctgctgttcagctGGATAAGCAAAAGTGAAGGATGTGAATACAAATAGAACAGACAGGGAAAGAGGGTGGACAGGTATGTGGTAGTGCCAGTCTGCAGTGTTCTAGTGTAGGagtgtatatttatgtgtgtgtgtgtgtgtgtgtgtgtgtgtatatgtgtatatgtgtgtatatgtgtgtgcatgtgggcaatatggcaatTACTTGCCAGTACCATAAACAACTGCATAGGTCAAAAAAATGCTgtatcacctaccttttgtgtGACTGCATATGTCTGTGagtatgtacactatatggacaaaactattgggacacctgcccattcatttttattctgaaatcaagggtattaaaaagagtttatcctgcttttgttggagtagatgtctctactgtccagagaaggctagCTCtattagattctggagcattgctgtggagaTTTGCTTGTTTTCAGCAaccaagagtgttagtgaggtcaggatgttggatgatccccactccacttcatccccaacttcccaacccATTCCATTCCAAGTACTGAATGGAGAACCATTGTTCCAGTTCCAGcattatacccctcaagcccatgcctcccattaggcatggtgccaataggttcatgtttatctgctccagacagtcatattctattggcacacagggactagacaagctgtgtatgtgcatttgtaaatctgtgtcagcgataaagtagctgaatgcattaattagaaggggtgtccacaaacagttGGTCGAAGCTATTAGAATTCCATAATCATGCTAGAAtaaattattatcatcattattattataagaaatGAGTTTTTTGAAGTTTTAGACCTCGTTTTGACATTTATATCCCAAAATCAAGGCCTAGCTCTAACAGTCACATTTCTCCACTGGTGTTTTTTCCTCGACACTGGCAGAGAAGGTAGAAGACACACTAGAAATAGCACTACAGGTGTAATCCACTTCCAGATAAAAGAACAGAGCTTCAGTTCAACAGGTTTAGAAGGACCCCAGCAGTCAGGCTGGAAGTTTCTGAATGATCAGTGATGGCCCTGCAGTGCTATATTTGGCCTATAATCTTGTGGAAGCTAAGACGGGCTAGGCAGGAGCTTGTTGCCACTCCAGTGTACAGATTAGAAATGAACTGGGGGGATTAGCTAATGGCTTTATGGTTTTCTGTCATATTAAGTGACTCTGCAGGAAAACGTCTTCCTTCAGTGCAAGATGGCCTGGTTTGGATCCACACTGAAATGACTTGATCTTTTAGTGAATTGAATAGGAAGACTATACATGCATCTCTCTATCATTCCTTTCTCTTCCTCATTCTCTCCCTCGCTCTATTTTGTTGATCCCCTCTCTCTAGTCTCCTTTTTCGTTCTCTCCAACTCTTAATATTCTTCTCCATTCTTTCTCCACTCGTTCCTTCCATCCCAACCCCCTCACTTCTCCTCCATGCTTCTTTCTCACTTGTTCTCAATgttcttcatatttttttctctctctctcttgttctccctctctcagtcctCTTTGCCTTCCTTTCCGTTGTCtccatcttctcttctccctttttgtctctctcagtcttctcccttttcctctctcttttaaGCCTCATTTTCTTCAACCCCTTTTTCTACCCTTTTTTTGTCCTCCCCTCCATGCATCTATCTCCTTCTAACTCTCAATCGTCCTCAGATTTTCTTCCCCCTTTCTTCCTTAGTCCTTTCCTTCTTCCTTTTTTATCCCACCCCCTGTTTTTCTGTGTCcccatcttctcttctcttctctctcattcttcttcttccttttatctctctttctcttaagCCTCATTTTCCATCTTCATTTGTCCTCTTTTTTCCACTTTCCCCTTCTTTCTTTCCACCCCCCttccctctttctgtcttcaTCTTGTCTCCtccatttctttttctctctcactcaattTCTTTCCTCTAAacctttcattctctctcctctctttttttctctttccctctctccccccttcctctctctgtcttagaATTAAGTGCCATTATCTGCtctacacaaatatgacatacataaacacacacaaacacacatccgCACATGCTGCTATTCTTCATAGCAGACCACATGCAGTCTTGCACACATGCTGCTGGCCTTGATAACTAAAATAGCTCGCAGCACCAATCGCAAAACACATCTCCTGCATAACTATGCAGTTCTGTTCTCTTAAGAGGAGTATATGTGTGTTATAACACCCTCCTGTTCATATAATTTCAATTATATTCCAGCAGTTTTTTAGACAACAATTTTCAATCTTATATCTATTCAAGAAGGCCAGCATTCTCTGAGCCTACTCACATTATGCAGAGAGCCTTGAagcatgcagagagagagagagagagagagagagagagagagagagagggagggagaaagagagaaagggagagaggacACATTCAGCTCTTGTTAGATGTGTCACCATCTTTCACCTAATGATACATTTCTCACCCAAAGCTGTTTTCACACTGTCTCTGATCTTTGAATAAAAAAGTCCTTTTGGCAGCCTCTCCAGACGTTAAGAAGATGTGAGAAGAgggtgtgtaaaagagagagagagagagacagagagagagaaagaaaaggagagagagagcaagtgaaCTTCAGTAGCGCTGTGTATAGAACCTCTGCAATCTGCCTGGTCTTATACATTTCTGCTTTCAGATCAATTAAGGGCATAGAGGCCATTCTTGCGCCTCAGTCCTGGCTCCAACTGACAGACAACGTGTATCAAGAGTTCATCCTGGGTACCAGTTCGTTTTACGGTCCAATTCCAATAAAGATCTgattaaataaaacatgataCATTCAAaaacagacacagatcagatgaaacacacacattctactAAGGCTGTTAATCGCTATTGTGATCTTGGATGTTGCAAATGGCTtcatataaaggtaaaggtaaaggtaaaggtgcacgtatttgtcactgtacagtgtacactgtacagccaaatgtgtcctccgcatttaacccgtctggtagtgaacacacactcacacacacacatatgttgggggcagtgagtacacacacacacacccagagcggtgggcagccaactctcAGAGGTTCGAATCGAGGCATTTGTGCGAtccaacaaaaataatacacagGTAGAAAAAGAGGACACGCAAACTATTGTGGTTAAGATGTTGTGGGCAGGGCACTTCAATTAGGCCTAAGTTGTATGACCctggcaatgtgtgtgtgtgagtgttagtgtaaAACCATGCAATTATATTAATGAACATCAATACATACTGTACTCAAATGTACTCATTTACCAAGACTAATAAATTGCCATAACCTCTGGGGGTATGCCCTATGTTATGGCTTATAACATAGGGCaaactcagccagtttgcattgctttgcatgtagttactgtttaGTAATCCTTAGAGTGTACTAATAGGGTGTATAAGTTGTATAGTCCTTTTTACAACTGGCactgtcacacagcagctttacaggaatcagtaagaggacaagaTATCAACAAGACATAAAAACCTAAACCCCcaggtgagcaagccaaaggcaatgACAGCAAAGAAAGACTTACACAGAGCTGTAGAAAGCTTTCCtcagaggaagaaaccttgggaggaaccaagactcacaagggggacccatcctcctctggccagaactacttataaataaataacataagacTGTTCTGCTCAGATGTGCTATATAAATATGGTAATGAGATGTAATGAAAGCAATGACGATAATtagttttaataataatcataatagaaTACAAATAGTTGAATCCAGTTGAATCCAGTCATTAGGAagatagcagtggcaggagggtgatCAGCTGGTCATTTCAGGCTTCCAGTTGTGTCTGACAGGCTATATAACTGTGTGTCCTTAAATATGGATTTGAAACGCAATGCTTTTTGGACctttcagaatatttggtcAACTTGGTTCCACTTAGATGAAACCACAGGTTGTTTAGTCTAGAACTGGCTGGAAATtggctgtggtgagaagcagtgtatccaatggctgcatgtagatgcaggttcATATAGGCCAACCCTGAAACGATTAAGTTGCATAGCTGTGCAGCTATTCTGCAATAATGTGGGCAGATTACATATACTTATATAATGCAGGCAATAAGTCTATTTACAAGGTATAGTGAAGTGAGCTTGATAATTTAACAAAAGAAAAAGCCTACATGAGTGCTGCTCGTCTCACTATTCCAACAAATCCATTCGGTAGCCAAAGGCTGTCACCCAAATCTTCCACATGGGCACttgtgttttattgatttttataaATGCTCTGGAGTATTCAACCAGAATCAGCACTGTAACTCACATCATTGGATTTTCTGATTGCCAGTTTATgtggaaaaaaaaccccaatgaACCCCAAATCTGATTTGACTGACAAAAATCTAAATGGGTACAGCCCTAGTGACAATGTACGCTACAACCCTCAAGCAAAAACAAATGTAGTTATTTTTGTGCATGTCAGCGGTAACTGCACCAATAGGGGTGTGGTTAGGGGCCTCAAGCATGGCCAAATACAGTCCAGACGGTTTGGTAGCAGTGGAGATGGAGAGCAGTGGTTGTGTGCTGGCATGCTGATGTAATCAGGCTGACAGGCTTGCCTTCTGGGGAGCAGTTCATCAAGATGTAGGCACACAGCGTGTCCATTAAACAGTGAAACCGACATCATTGTAGCCAATGTCTGCTGGTGGAAGATGAATGGATAAGCCAGTGATACCCTCAATTGTCATTTCCACTTTGCTATACACATGACCATAACATTGCTGCCAGAAGCATTACTGAAGGCCTGAACTCAAAGATGATCACAGTATCGCAGCCACTCAAGTAAACTGGGAAGCAAAACGCTAGCAGACTAAAAAATGTTAGATTTAAAAAGCTTAAAGATGGGTTCAAACGTTACTTTTATGTACTAGGAACACAAACAATACTAAAACTTTCACCAAACCTCCACAATACACGGGTCACGGTATGGGGGTCACAGTTTGGTGCATGCTGTTGCAtggaaaacaaaaaatacacactattagggtaaatatAGTAATCTCACAATTACTGTGCATGCCACCTGAAAACCTTAAACTGTAAACCATGGGAATTTGCTTGTATTGTGGGAACTGGACGAGGACGATGTGTCAGCATGGTAGGatatgggtgtgtatgtgtaatcAAATTAAACAGTTGCATTTTAGTGCTTAATTTCTACAGTATTGCTGTATTGACTAGCTACCTCAGGGGGCACTATACAGCACTTGTCAGAGCAAAACCTATGTTTTTTCTGTCACAGTGTGGGCCTAACTGTAACTTTCCTGTACCGTAACACCCCTGCCATTCACCCTAAACACTGTCTAAGCATTTGAGTGCCTACAAACATTGCCGACAAATCATTGTCTCAAAGATTTACATATGGTTCTGTTCCATTTTGCAAAGCTAAGCGTCCCTAAACTGGGTCTTCACTTGTTTAGCGCAGTAGATCCTCTCAATCCCAGCAGGAGGGTCCTTTGCAAGCTTGAACTGGACAAAAAACAGCTTACAGGCATTCCTGCCGTTGTCAGGAGGCAACTGTTTTGTCCCACAGTTTGATAGTATAAGAGTGCAGTCCTTAATCACTGCAGGGTTGAGCAGTATAGATTGAGTTACACTGACTGCACAACATCTTCAAGGCCATTAACGAATTA
This genomic window contains:
- the LOC140574419 gene encoding testis-expressed protein 2-like isoform X2 codes for the protein MEDSELIFSLDHDEEGPTVSFSKERPRGRGDGRPALRSSAFSFPISSSTPSSLGELSASAPGTVVHGPTSSTSIIKSSSSSSDMESKETASLRPKPLLSLVKSLSTEMSRREPEVYLTRSDSKLHLQPWKQAPKPRYESEAEPGGLLLAELEDTRRKLSEAMQEPLSVLSKIMGEEGGNSPKAQRGAPAGDSPAGSGSPARVEESSLPTVCETPLRKPRKGPFLGHSPELYRRLGSEGSRYEIRTYGDVMQVVEIKGRSGPGFKDLQLRDVKTTSSNPGRWLICVGLLAYGFFVLPLSSYLTGLLLGMACGFMMGLAAVLMLALRRPAAAHKKPATSPDDSLPTDSLSRAPREPGTLQGWMNEMHSYDPETYHPSMCHSVYATLEGCHLRLAYPRSNVPRRASAHEPTYDTTFVRSRCFRLTNSKVSLLPAVLAKKRVWNKKYPICILLAEEEERGEEERTGEAVEDGAEEESEKAEKALEKEAGQTTMLYLFGRTGREKEEWYQQFLLASKTEPHVSREESKTEVCSAKGSSRGSTDDLASMLGLRELAGSVREKILLDYSSYMAHFVMSESCSLTPSPSHSEPGSPTDTRRLSSDPMAGQGESRPAWINALIGRIFWDFLREKYWADQVAHKIQKKLTKIRLPYFMNELTLAELDMGTCMPQVLSTSKPSVDHRGLWLELEVVYTGSLQMTLETKMNLRKLGRESVSEAENITESSGLVGVCLCVLVPGLGSVSLQTAMKSRPVLARLMRRSRCHVSRRALLGIRARPPVLRGMAVEAPVGKFCALWTRSPSRSIFRRPQRTSTSRRKLRRSQTLPCCSLSKCWNSLEL
- the LOC140574419 gene encoding testis-expressed protein 2-like isoform X1; protein product: MEDSELIFSLDHDEEGPTVSFSKERPRGRGDGRPALRSSAFSFPISSSTPSSLGELSASAPGTVVHGPTSSTSIIKSSSSSSDMESKETASLRPKPLLSLVKSLSTEMSRREPEVYLTRSDSKLHLQPWKQAPKPRYESEAEPGGLLLAELEDTRRKLSEAMQEPLSVLSKIMGEEGGNSPKAQRGAPAGDSPAGSGSPARVEESSLPTVCETPLRKPRKGPFLGHSPELYRRLGSEGSRYEIRTYGDVMQVVEIKGRSGPGFKDLQLRDVKTTSSNPGRWLICVGLLAYGFFVLPLSSYLTGLLLGMACGFMMGLAAVLMLALRRPAAAHKKPATSPDDSLPTDSLSRAPREPGTLQGWMNEMHSYDPETYHPSMCHSVYATLEGCHLRLAYPRSNVPRRASAHEPTYDTTFVRSRCFRLTNSKVSLLPAVLAKKRVWNKKYPICILLAEEEERGEEERTGEAVEDGAEEESEKAEKALEKEAGQTTMLYLFGRTGREKEEWYQQFLLASKTEPHVSREESKTEVCSAKGSSRGSTDDLASMLGLRELAGSVREKILLDYSSYMAHFVMSESCSLTPSPSHSEPGSPTDTRRLSSDPMAGQGESRPAWINALIGRIFWDFLREKYWADQVAHKIQKKLTKIRLPYFMNELTLAELDMGTCMPQVLSTSKPSVDHRGLWLELEVVYTGSLQMTLETKMNLRKLGRESVSEAENITESSGLVGSRPRLCIIADSDEESSSAGSSDEEEQMPCEPQGTLGDKSTPPGAEGHGSGSTSRKILRFVDKIAKSKYFQKATENEYIKKKIAEVSNTPLLLTVEVLELSGTLAVNIPPPPTDRIWYSFRLPPRLDLRVKPMLGEREVTFTHVTEWIEKKLQCEFQKVFVMPNMDDLYLPLMSSGMDNPSVSQHSSAESQERLECEGLE